The Candidatus Firestonebacteria bacterium RIFOXYD2_FULL_39_29 genome has a window encoding:
- a CDS encoding glutamate-5-semialdehyde dehydrogenase, with translation MTLKKLVENKAKAVKAAGWKLYNLSAEKKNSLLFRIASGLLSDSKAILKANALDMSNGKKSGLSGTLLDRLLINEKRIEGMIAGIKDVIALPDPVGTIHDRNYRPNGLKVEKMRVPLGAIGIIYEARPNVTIDAAVLCLKAGNSVLLRGGSEAINSNRALVKVLKKAVKEEGLPVSCVEFIDTTDRTAVKVMIKQDKYLDVIIPRGGQSLIKYIIENSSVPVIAHGEGNCHIYVGKAADLKAAEEIVFNAKTQRPSVCNAAEKLLVHKDIARKFIPSMLKRLADFGVEIRADKAVRAIYKKAKPAVEADWYKEYHDLIIGVKQVSSIEEAIKHINTYGSHHSDAIVSRDKAACDKFIREVDSSAVFSNASTRFNDGFELGLGAEIGISTQKLHARGPMGLLELTSSKFVVIGNGQVRK, from the coding sequence ATGACTCTTAAAAAACTCGTTGAAAATAAAGCTAAGGCGGTTAAGGCTGCAGGGTGGAAGCTTTACAATCTTTCTGCGGAAAAGAAGAATAGCTTACTTTTTAGGATTGCTTCCGGACTTCTTTCCGATTCTAAAGCCATTTTAAAAGCAAATGCTTTAGACATGTCTAATGGCAAAAAATCAGGTCTTTCAGGTACATTACTTGACAGGCTTCTTATAAATGAAAAAAGAATTGAGGGAATGATTGCCGGAATTAAAGATGTAATTGCGCTTCCGGATCCCGTCGGGACAATTCATGACAGAAATTACAGGCCTAACGGTTTGAAAGTCGAAAAAATGAGGGTTCCTCTCGGGGCAATAGGTATTATATATGAAGCCAGACCTAATGTTACGATAGATGCGGCTGTACTTTGTCTAAAGGCAGGGAATTCAGTGCTTCTTCGAGGAGGTTCTGAAGCTATTAATTCCAACAGGGCTCTTGTGAAGGTGCTTAAGAAAGCAGTAAAGGAAGAAGGACTCCCCGTCAGTTGTGTCGAATTCATTGATACGACGGATAGAACTGCGGTTAAAGTAATGATAAAACAGGATAAATATCTGGACGTAATTATTCCAAGAGGCGGCCAGTCTTTGATTAAATATATTATAGAAAATTCTTCGGTACCGGTTATAGCTCACGGTGAGGGAAACTGTCATATTTATGTTGGAAAAGCCGCTGACCTAAAAGCTGCCGAAGAGATAGTCTTTAACGCGAAGACCCAGCGTCCTTCCGTATGTAATGCGGCGGAAAAACTTCTTGTGCATAAGGATATTGCCAGAAAGTTTATTCCCTCTATGCTGAAGCGCCTTGCGGATTTTGGAGTGGAAATACGTGCGGATAAAGCCGTAAGAGCTATTTACAAAAAAGCAAAGCCTGCCGTAGAAGCTGACTGGTACAAAGAATATCATGATCTTATTATCGGGGTAAAACAGGTGTCAAGCATAGAAGAAGCAATTAAACATATCAACACCTACGGCTCGCATCACAGTGATGCCATTGTTTCCAGAGATAAAGCCGCCTGTGATAAGTTTATAAGAGAGGTGGATTCCTCTGCAGTGTTTTCTAATGCTTCTACAAGATTCAATGACGGGTTTGAACTCGGCCTTGGCGCGGAGATAGGAATTAGCACGCAAAAATTACATGCAAGAGGTCCAATGGGGCTTTTGGAGTTAACAAGCAGTAAGTTTGTGGTAATAGGAAACGGACAGGTAAGAAAATAA
- a CDS encoding beta-glucosidase, translated as MVSKKIVFPKNFIWGTASASYQIEGAVKEDGRGISIWDKFSHTPGRILNNQNGDVACDSYHKYKEDIKQLKWLGVDAYRFSVAWPRVIPNGTGKVNEKGLDYYERVVDELLKNGIKPFVTLYHWDLPQVLEDKGGWRKKDTSYAFADYSEVVVKRLSDRVKDWITLNEAPCCSYLGYKLGIHAPGARVSNKVYNQILFNLLLAHGLGLSVIRDFGGSTARAGIAHDIGTAAPATKSKADYEAAKKEWIRKNSIWLDPLFFGKFSKADLKLMGKDVPEYSNGEMLLISKPVDFFGINVYALEDRCHISAKKNGKVKKIPISLDAPKTSFFWEITPEALSYNIRFACEIYNPKEIFITENGVAFNDVILQDGRIHDSQRVDFFKSYLAEAAKIVKEGYPLKGYFEWSLLDNFEWAAGYTQRFGMIYTDYLTQKRIPKDSAYFYKKLIKENGYKFQPN; from the coding sequence ATAGTGAGTAAAAAAATAGTATTTCCAAAGAACTTTATTTGGGGGACGGCTTCGGCTTCTTATCAAATTGAAGGAGCGGTAAAGGAAGACGGGAGAGGAATTTCAATTTGGGATAAGTTTTCACACACACCGGGACGTATATTGAATAATCAAAACGGCGATGTTGCTTGTGACAGCTATCATAAATACAAGGAAGATATAAAACAGCTAAAATGGCTGGGTGTGGATGCTTACCGATTTTCGGTAGCCTGGCCGAGAGTAATTCCAAACGGTACCGGGAAGGTAAATGAAAAAGGGTTGGATTATTACGAGAGGGTCGTTGATGAACTCCTGAAAAACGGGATAAAACCTTTTGTCACTTTGTATCACTGGGATTTACCGCAGGTGCTCGAAGATAAGGGCGGCTGGAGAAAAAAGGATACTTCTTACGCTTTTGCTGATTATTCTGAGGTTGTAGTAAAGCGGCTTTCCGACAGGGTGAAAGACTGGATAACGCTAAACGAAGCTCCATGCTGCTCCTACCTGGGTTATAAATTAGGTATTCACGCCCCGGGCGCCAGAGTAAGTAATAAAGTCTATAATCAGATACTCTTCAATCTTCTTCTTGCCCATGGACTCGGGCTTTCAGTGATCCGGGATTTTGGCGGGAGCACTGCAAGAGCAGGGATTGCCCATGATATTGGGACTGCTGCGCCTGCAACGAAGAGCAAAGCAGATTATGAAGCAGCAAAGAAAGAGTGGATCAGGAAAAATTCCATCTGGCTGGATCCTTTGTTTTTTGGAAAATTTTCAAAGGCGGATCTTAAACTTATGGGGAAGGATGTTCCTGAGTATTCAAATGGGGAAATGCTCCTTATTTCAAAACCAGTAGATTTCTTTGGGATAAATGTATACGCTTTGGAGGACAGATGTCATATCTCAGCAAAGAAAAACGGCAAGGTGAAAAAAATACCTATATCACTGGATGCTCCCAAAACCTCCTTTTTCTGGGAAATTACTCCGGAAGCGCTGTCCTATAATATAAGATTTGCCTGTGAAATTTATAATCCAAAAGAAATCTTTATAACAGAAAATGGTGTGGCTTTTAATGATGTGATACTTCAAGACGGCAGGATTCATGACAGCCAAAGAGTTGATTTCTTTAAAAGCTACCTGGCGGAAGCTGCAAAAATAGTGAAGGAAGGTTATCCGTTGAAAGGGTATTTTGAGTGGTCGCTCCTGGATAACTTCGAATGGGCGGCCGGTTATACCCAGCGATTTGGTATGATTTATACGGATTATCTTACACAAAAAAGAATTCCAAAAGATAGCGCGTATTTCTATAAAAAACTGATAAAAGAAAACGGTTACAAGTTTCAGCCGAATTAA